A portion of the Stella humosa genome contains these proteins:
- a CDS encoding FAD-dependent oxidoreductase: MTKKRHAEIAGAGFAGLAAAAALGQRGWSVRVHEMNSELRAFGAGIFIWDNGLRVLNAIGAYLDVRNGAFAAPAYETRTDGKCLSFQAINGPGQYRLLTMTRQHLHAAMVKAALAAGAELVTSSEAVGATPEGELLLADGSRLPADIVLGCDGVRSRVRDSLAIPQERNKYKDGIIRVLTDRTGLKGGEWDHVIDFWAHSPRTLRILYTPSGENDLYMAMMAPVADTEASSIPINPAPWIECFPQLAPALTRLGDRGRYDVYETTKLPYWSVGRVAIVGDSAHAMPPTLAQGAGCAITNALGLAVALEETDTVEAALELWEKRERPLTDHTQRRAAEIAASRVLASGMKWDDEGLRAARHIPTGAAMPFVDAA; encoded by the coding sequence ATGACGAAGAAGCGGCATGCGGAAATCGCCGGGGCGGGCTTCGCCGGGCTGGCGGCGGCGGCGGCACTCGGGCAGCGCGGCTGGTCGGTGCGCGTACATGAGATGAATTCCGAGTTGCGCGCCTTCGGTGCCGGCATCTTCATCTGGGACAACGGCCTGCGCGTGCTGAACGCGATCGGCGCCTATCTCGACGTCCGCAACGGTGCCTTCGCCGCTCCGGCCTACGAGACCCGGACCGACGGCAAGTGCCTGTCCTTCCAGGCGATCAACGGGCCGGGCCAGTACCGCCTGCTGACCATGACGCGCCAGCACCTGCATGCGGCGATGGTCAAGGCCGCCCTGGCCGCCGGTGCCGAGCTGGTCACCAGCTCCGAGGCGGTGGGGGCGACGCCTGAGGGCGAGCTGCTGCTGGCCGACGGCAGCCGCCTGCCGGCGGACATCGTCCTGGGCTGCGATGGTGTGCGGTCGCGGGTGCGCGATTCGCTGGCGATCCCGCAGGAGCGCAACAAGTACAAGGACGGCATCATCCGCGTGCTGACCGACCGCACCGGGCTGAAGGGCGGCGAGTGGGACCATGTCATCGACTTCTGGGCCCACAGCCCGCGCACGCTGCGCATCCTCTACACGCCGTCCGGCGAGAACGACCTCTATATGGCGATGATGGCGCCGGTCGCCGACACCGAGGCGTCGTCCATTCCGATCAACCCGGCCCCCTGGATCGAGTGCTTCCCCCAGCTCGCCCCCGCCCTGACGCGGCTCGGCGACCGCGGCCGCTATGACGTCTACGAGACGACCAAGCTGCCCTACTGGTCGGTCGGCCGGGTCGCCATCGTCGGCGATTCCGCCCATGCCATGCCGCCCACCCTGGCCCAGGGTGCAGGCTGCGCCATCACCAACGCGCTGGGCCTGGCCGTTGCCCTGGAAGAGACGGACACCGTCGAGGCGGCCCTGGAACTGTGGGAAAAGCGCGAGCGCCCGCTCACCGACCACACCCAGCGCCGCGCCGCCGAAATCGCCGCCTCGCGCGTGCTGGCCAGCGGCATGAAATGGGACGACGAGGGCCTGCGCGCCGCGCGTCACATTCCGACGGGGGCGGCGATGCCGTTCGTGGACGCGGCTTAG
- a CDS encoding NAD(P)-dependent oxidoreductase: MRRVAFLGLGNMGIGMARRLLAAGHGVAVYNRSPGRAAPLVQQGATAAATPREAAAGAEIVFSMVGDDAASRHMWLGRDGALAARTAPRAFAVECSTISHRWIAALAARARGQGLRFVDCPVTGLPDAAAAGRLTLFLGADKADADALAPVFAAIATEVIHFGPVGAGNAYKLIVNLMGSIQIAALAEGLVTAERAGLDLGQVVQALSKGGSASPQVVRNAPLMLRGRHAEDVVFSGKWRLKDTAYGLAHARAMGVASTMGAGAAAAFRLLVADGTQHQNESKLVDAVRARDSRQR; this comes from the coding sequence ATGCGCAGGGTGGCATTTCTCGGGCTCGGCAACATGGGCATCGGCATGGCCCGGCGCCTGCTGGCGGCCGGCCACGGCGTCGCCGTCTACAACCGCTCCCCCGGCCGCGCCGCGCCGCTCGTGCAGCAGGGGGCAACTGCTGCCGCCACCCCGCGAGAGGCCGCGGCCGGGGCCGAGATCGTCTTTTCCATGGTGGGCGACGACGCAGCCTCCCGCCACATGTGGCTGGGCCGCGACGGCGCGCTGGCCGCGCGCACGGCGCCGCGTGCTTTTGCCGTCGAATGCTCGACCATCTCGCACCGCTGGATCGCCGCCCTGGCGGCGCGGGCGCGCGGGCAGGGCCTGCGCTTCGTCGACTGCCCCGTCACCGGCCTGCCCGATGCGGCCGCCGCCGGCCGGCTGACCCTGTTCCTGGGCGCCGACAAGGCGGATGCGGACGCACTCGCCCCGGTGTTTGCGGCCATCGCGACCGAGGTGATCCATTTCGGCCCGGTCGGGGCCGGCAATGCCTACAAGCTGATCGTCAACCTGATGGGCTCGATCCAGATCGCGGCACTGGCCGAGGGGCTGGTCACGGCTGAGCGCGCCGGCCTCGACCTGGGCCAGGTCGTCCAGGCCCTGTCCAAGGGCGGCTCGGCCAGCCCACAGGTGGTGCGCAACGCGCCACTCATGCTGCGCGGCCGCCATGCCGAGGATGTGGTCTTCTCGGGCAAGTGGCGGCTGAAGGACACGGCCTATGGGCTGGCGCATGCGCGTGCCATGGGCGTGGCCTCTACCATGGGGGCGGGGGCGGCGGCGGCCTTCCGCCTGCTGGTGGCCGATGGCACCCAGCATCAGAATGAGAGCAAGCTGGTCGACGCGGTGCGCGCGCGCGATTCGCGCCAGCGGTAG